In Gammaproteobacteria bacterium, a single window of DNA contains:
- a CDS encoding oxidative damage protection protein produces the protein MARMMQCVVLKREAEGLERPPYPGPLGERIYEQVSQEGWTRWLERLTMILNENQLSTADPRSVELIERHMMGYLFGESELGGVPEGFQAAGSKK, from the coding sequence ATGGCCCGGATGATGCAATGCGTAGTACTGAAGCGGGAAGCCGAGGGTCTGGAGCGTCCCCCCTACCCGGGGCCGCTTGGCGAACGGATCTATGAGCAGGTGTCGCAGGAGGGCTGGACCCGCTGGCTGGAGCGGTTAACCATGATTCTCAATGAAAACCAGTTGAGTACCGCAGACCCCAGGAGCGTGGAACTGATCGAGCGTCACATGATGGGTTACTTGTTCGGCGAAAGCGAACTGGGCGGGGTCCCGGAAGGTTTCCAGGCCGCGGGGTCAAAAAAGTAG
- a CDS encoding ATP-grasp domain-containing protein: MTSPRLLLVAPSTSYRVGAYLNAARKLGVSAVVASDGRHSLISSFNQGIHIDPVDTEGTIGALLAEARARTCAGVIGTDDGTVEIASRLARHLGLPGNDPGAAIVTRRKDKARERLESAGVTVPDHAVMDIAGIIAGKLPDIPFPLVLKPLAMSGSRGVIRSDDPGAFRSAARRIREIVKEQADDFERQTVLVERYLPGIEVALEGMLYGGQLTVLALFDKPEPLEGPYFEETYYITPSRLPARIQERIVATVGAACAALGLHHGPIHAELRIDGERAWILEVASRTIGGQCARLLSYGTDAGLEELVVANALGRPLAVDAPKGASGVLMIPIPQAGVLRRVEGVLEAQKVPGIVDVEITRREGYELVPLPEGSSYLGFVFARTDTPAQAEAALRQAHTRLNVVVAPAWRIRRAG, translated from the coding sequence ATGACCTCGCCCCGGCTGCTGCTGGTTGCCCCGTCGACGAGCTATCGCGTCGGTGCCTACCTCAATGCGGCACGGAAGCTGGGCGTTTCCGCCGTCGTCGCCTCGGATGGCCGGCATTCGCTGATCAGTAGTTTCAACCAGGGCATTCACATCGACCCCGTTGACACCGAGGGCACGATCGGGGCGCTGCTTGCCGAAGCCCGCGCCAGGACTTGCGCCGGGGTCATCGGCACCGATGACGGCACGGTAGAGATCGCAAGCCGCCTCGCCCGTCACCTGGGACTGCCTGGCAACGACCCCGGCGCCGCCATCGTCACCCGCCGCAAGGACAAGGCGCGCGAACGACTCGAATCCGCCGGAGTGACGGTCCCCGACCACGCCGTGATGGACATCGCCGGGATCATCGCCGGAAAGCTGCCCGACATCCCCTTTCCGCTGGTCCTCAAGCCACTGGCCATGTCCGGCAGTCGCGGAGTCATCCGTAGCGACGATCCGGGGGCATTTCGCTCGGCGGCACGCCGTATCCGTGAGATCGTCAAAGAGCAGGCTGACGATTTCGAGCGCCAAACCGTCCTTGTCGAGCGATACCTGCCGGGCATCGAGGTCGCCCTTGAAGGCATGTTGTACGGGGGGCAACTCACGGTGCTTGCGCTGTTCGACAAACCGGAGCCGCTGGAAGGACCGTATTTCGAAGAAACCTACTACATCACGCCGTCGAGGCTGCCCGCGCGCATACAGGAACGGATCGTGGCGACGGTCGGCGCCGCCTGCGCCGCCCTTGGTTTGCACCACGGCCCGATCCATGCCGAACTCCGGATCGACGGCGAACGGGCCTGGATCCTCGAGGTCGCGTCGCGCACCATCGGCGGACAGTGCGCGCGACTCCTCAGCTATGGGACGGACGCCGGGCTCGAGGAACTCGTCGTCGCCAACGCCCTGGGTCGACCGCTGGCGGTGGACGCGCCGAAGGGCGCATCGGGCGTGCTGATGATTCCGATTCCGCAGGCGGGCGTGCTGCGACGTGTCGAGGGCGTGCTCGAGGCGCAGAAGGTGCCGGGAATCGTCGATGTGGAGATCACGCGCCGCGAGGGTTACGAGCTGGTCCCGTTACCTGAGGGCAGCAGTTACCTGGGATTCGTCTTCGCTCGAACCGACACGCCGGCCCAAGCCGAGGCGGCGCTAAGACAGGCGCACACCAGATTGAATGTTGTCGTCGCGCCGGCCTGGCGAATACGCCGGGCCGGCTGA
- a CDS encoding iron-sulfur cluster assembly accessory protein, protein MNKAINLENPPAYPGLIENEINVTTAAMEQIRGLLVDEDEIEAIRIFVAGGGCSGMTYSMTFAQERFPQDSVLERDGVRLYVDAFALNYLDGVEIDFVENVTGSSFVFRNVFQAVGGGGTCGGCGMAGGGAC, encoded by the coding sequence ATGAACAAAGCAATTAACCTGGAAAACCCTCCCGCCTACCCTGGCTTGATCGAGAACGAGATCAACGTCACGACGGCGGCCATGGAACAGATTCGCGGTCTGCTGGTCGATGAAGATGAAATCGAAGCGATCCGCATATTCGTCGCCGGCGGTGGATGCAGCGGTATGACATACAGCATGACCTTCGCACAGGAACGGTTTCCGCAGGACAGCGTGCTGGAACGGGACGGTGTCCGACTCTACGTCGATGCCTTCGCCCTGAACTATCTCGATGGCGTCGAGATCGACTTCGTGGAAAACGTTACCGGGTCGAGCTTCGTGTTCAGGAATGTCTTTCAGGCCGTCGGCGGTGGCGGAACCTGCGGCGGTTGCGGAATGGCGGGTGGCGGCGCCTGCTGA